A window of the Candidatus Brocadiaceae bacterium genome harbors these coding sequences:
- the wrbA gene encoding NAD(P)H:quinone oxidoreductase, with the protein MKILIVYYSRYGHVLTLARAVAAGASSVDGAEVVMRRAAEFADELPAIQADQYARAVWEQHKDVPECTMDDLARADAVIWGSPTRFGNMAAQMKRLIDGMAKLWVDGVMEGKPTGVFVSTATSHGGQETTLLTMAVPLLHLGMVWVGLPYSTPGMLHTEGRGGTPYGPTTVAGSRNEREPTREELEQAEALGRRVAQIAARLSG; encoded by the coding sequence ATGAAGATCCTGATCGTCTACTACTCGCGGTACGGACACGTGCTGACGCTGGCGCGCGCGGTGGCGGCGGGTGCGTCGTCGGTCGACGGCGCCGAGGTCGTCATGCGGCGTGCGGCCGAGTTCGCGGATGAACTCCCGGCCATCCAGGCCGATCAGTATGCCCGGGCCGTCTGGGAGCAGCACAAAGACGTGCCCGAATGCACGATGGACGACCTGGCGCGGGCCGATGCCGTGATCTGGGGCTCGCCGACGCGCTTCGGCAACATGGCGGCCCAGATGAAACGGCTCATCGACGGCATGGCGAAGCTCTGGGTCGACGGTGTGATGGAGGGCAAGCCGACCGGCGTGTTCGTCTCCACCGCCACGAGCCACGGCGGCCAGGAGACCACCCTGCTGACCATGGCCGTGCCGCTGCTCCACCTGGGCATGGTCTGGGTGGGCCTGCCCTACTCCACGCCTGGCATGCTGCACACCGAGGGGCGCGGCGGCACGCCGTACGGTCCCACAACCGTCGCCGGCTCCCGGAACGAACGCGAACCGACCCGGGAGGAACTGGAGCAGGCCGAAGCCCTGGGACGCCGGGTCGCGCAGATCGCGGCCAGGCTGAGCGGCTGA
- a CDS encoding uroporphyrinogen-III decarboxylase-like protein, translating to MEPETMTGRERWEAVLRHELPDRVPMDYWATPEASARLVGYLGCRDLGEALRRLHVDRPALVGPRYVGAPLAAGTDIHGCRYRRVEYDGGAYSECVEHPLAQYETVDEIEAGYTWPSVDCYDYSRIPAEAAANADRPIRGGGSEPFMDYKSLRGQEQAFMDLVLHPEIVDYCLDRLFGFCYENTRRILEQAGGRVLISYVAEDLGGQTALMMSLDHIRRFLAPRMKRMIDLVHEAGAYAFFHSDGAVVDAIPDMIEIGIDVLNPIQWRCRGMDRAVLKSRFGRRLLLHGGVDNQQTLAFGSVQDVEAEVRHNIRVLGAGGGYVLAPCHNIQSVSPPENVVAMYETGYADGRY from the coding sequence ATGGAACCAGAAACGATGACCGGTCGGGAGCGCTGGGAGGCCGTTCTCCGGCACGAGCTGCCGGACCGCGTGCCGATGGACTACTGGGCGACGCCGGAGGCTTCCGCCAGACTGGTGGGGTATCTGGGCTGCCGCGACCTGGGCGAGGCCCTGCGGCGGCTGCACGTCGATCGGCCGGCCCTGGTCGGCCCGCGCTACGTCGGGGCGCCCCTTGCGGCCGGCACCGACATCCACGGCTGCCGGTATCGCCGGGTGGAGTACGACGGCGGCGCCTACAGCGAGTGCGTCGAGCATCCCCTGGCGCAATACGAGACCGTCGACGAGATCGAGGCCGGCTACACGTGGCCGTCGGTGGACTGCTATGACTACTCGCGCATCCCCGCCGAGGCGGCGGCCAACGCGGACCGCCCGATCCGCGGGGGCGGGTCGGAGCCCTTCATGGACTACAAGAGCCTGCGGGGGCAGGAGCAGGCCTTCATGGACCTGGTGCTCCACCCGGAGATCGTCGACTACTGCCTGGACCGGCTGTTCGGATTCTGTTACGAGAACACCCGCCGCATCCTGGAGCAGGCCGGCGGCCGGGTCCTGATCAGTTACGTGGCCGAGGATCTGGGGGGCCAGACGGCCCTGATGATGTCGCTCGACCACATCCGCCGGTTCCTGGCCCCCCGCATGAAGAGGATGATCGACCTGGTGCACGAGGCCGGCGCCTATGCGTTCTTCCACAGCGACGGGGCGGTCGTGGACGCCATCCCGGACATGATCGAGATCGGCATCGACGTGCTCAACCCCATCCAGTGGCGATGCCGCGGGATGGACAGGGCGGTCCTCAAGAGCCGTTTCGGCCGGCGCCTGCTCCTGCACGGCGGGGTCGACAATCAGCAGACGCTCGCCTTCGGGAGCGTGCAGGACGTGGAGGCCGAGGTCCGGCACAACATCCGCGTGCTGGGGGCCGGAGGCGGCTACGTCCTGGCGCCGTGCCACAACATCCAGAGCGTCAGCCCGCCGGAGAACGTCGTGGCCATGTATGAGACAGGCTACGCGGACGGGAGGTACTGA
- the argJ gene encoding bifunctional glutamate N-acetyltransferase/amino-acid acetyltransferase ArgJ gives MPDGSILSAAGFAVGAARGGLKKAAGEPDVALVVCDAPTSGAGLFTVNRFAAAPVQWCRRHLPSPRVRAVAVNSGNANACTGEQGDRDVQRTAELIADLVGCAPEDVCVASTGIIGHPLPMDKIEAGLRESHLRIGTGEAHARAAERAIMTTDTRPKAAAVRSAVDGRTFHVGGMAKGSGMIAPNMATMLAFVTTDALVAPGDLREFLREAAGQTFNRITVDGDSSTNDSVIALAGGRSGVNVTPDGPGAAEFRQALLAVMDSLALQIVRDGEGATKVIEVIVEGAADADSAHRVARAVAESQLVKCAVYGCDPNWGRIVCAIGYSGAAVQPHTTTVHIGPVCVFHNGMPTGADARAPMHADTVAVRINLGIGFGRGRVRSCDLTREYVRINAEYPT, from the coding sequence ATCCCCGATGGCAGCATCCTGAGCGCCGCCGGCTTCGCCGTCGGTGCCGCGCGCGGCGGCCTCAAGAAGGCCGCCGGAGAGCCCGACGTCGCCCTGGTCGTCTGCGACGCGCCGACCTCCGGGGCGGGCCTGTTCACCGTCAACCGCTTCGCCGCCGCCCCCGTCCAGTGGTGCCGGCGGCACCTGCCCTCGCCCCGCGTGCGGGCCGTCGCCGTCAACAGCGGCAACGCCAACGCCTGCACCGGAGAGCAGGGCGACCGCGACGTGCAGCGCACCGCCGAACTGATCGCCGACCTCGTCGGCTGCGCGCCCGAGGACGTCTGCGTGGCCTCCACCGGCATCATCGGCCATCCCCTGCCCATGGACAAGATCGAGGCCGGCCTCCGCGAGTCGCACCTGCGCATCGGCACGGGCGAGGCCCACGCCCGGGCGGCCGAACGCGCCATCATGACCACCGACACGCGCCCGAAGGCGGCCGCCGTCCGTTCCGCCGTCGACGGCCGCACCTTCCACGTCGGCGGCATGGCCAAGGGCTCGGGCATGATCGCCCCGAACATGGCCACCATGCTGGCGTTCGTCACCACCGACGCACTGGTGGCCCCCGGCGACCTGCGCGAGTTCCTGAGGGAGGCCGCCGGGCAGACGTTCAACCGGATCACGGTGGACGGCGACTCGAGCACAAACGACTCCGTCATCGCGCTGGCCGGTGGCCGCTCCGGCGTCAACGTGACGCCCGACGGACCCGGGGCGGCGGAGTTCCGCCAGGCCCTGCTGGCCGTCATGGACTCCCTGGCGCTCCAGATCGTGCGCGACGGCGAGGGCGCCACGAAGGTCATCGAGGTCATCGTGGAGGGCGCCGCCGACGCCGACTCGGCCCACCGCGTGGCGCGCGCCGTCGCCGAGTCCCAACTGGTCAAGTGCGCCGTCTACGGATGCGACCCCAACTGGGGCCGCATCGTCTGCGCCATCGGCTACTCGGGCGCGGCCGTGCAGCCGCACACGACCACCGTGCACATCGGGCCGGTCTGTGTGTTCCACAACGGCATGCCGACCGGCGCCGACGCCCGCGCCCCGATGCACGCCGACACCGTCGCGGTGCGGATCAACCTCGGCATAGGGTTCGGCCGGGGCCGCGTGCGCTCGTGCGACCTGACCAGGGAATACGTGCGGATCAACGCGGAGTATCCGACGTAG